One segment of Streptomyces sp. XD-27 DNA contains the following:
- a CDS encoding 6-phosphofructokinase, whose product MRIGVLTSGGDCPGLNAVIRSVVHRAVVDHGDDVIGFHDGWKGLLECDYRKLDLDAVNGILALGGTVLGSSRVQPAHLRDGVERARGHVAELGLDAVIPIGGEGTLKAARLLSDAGLPIVGVPKTIDNDIAATDVTFGFDTAVGVATEALDRLKTTAESHQRVLIVEVMGRHTGWIALHSGMAAGAHAIVVPERPFDIDELTEVVGRRFAAGKKFAIVVAAEGAKPRAGSMEFDTGGKDVYGHERFAGVARQLSVELERRLGKEARPVILGHVQRGGTPTAYDRVLATRFGWHAVEAAHQGAFGMMTALRGTDITLVPLAEAVETLKTVPVERYAESECVL is encoded by the coding sequence ATGCGCATTGGTGTCCTCACATCCGGCGGCGACTGCCCCGGTCTGAACGCCGTCATCAGGTCGGTCGTGCACCGCGCCGTCGTCGACCACGGCGACGACGTCATCGGCTTCCACGACGGGTGGAAGGGCTTGCTGGAGTGCGACTACCGCAAGCTCGACCTCGACGCGGTGAACGGCATCCTGGCGCTCGGCGGCACCGTCCTGGGCTCGTCCCGGGTCCAGCCGGCGCATCTGCGGGACGGGGTCGAGCGGGCCAGGGGGCATGTCGCCGAGCTCGGCCTCGACGCCGTCATCCCGATCGGCGGCGAGGGCACCCTCAAGGCCGCCCGGCTGCTGTCGGACGCCGGGCTGCCGATCGTCGGCGTCCCCAAGACCATCGACAACGACATCGCCGCCACCGATGTGACGTTCGGTTTCGACACGGCCGTCGGGGTCGCGACCGAGGCGCTGGACCGGCTCAAGACGACCGCCGAGTCCCACCAGCGGGTGCTGATCGTGGAGGTCATGGGGCGGCACACCGGCTGGATCGCGCTGCACTCGGGCATGGCGGCGGGCGCGCACGCCATCGTGGTGCCCGAGCGCCCCTTCGACATCGACGAGCTGACCGAGGTGGTCGGGCGGCGCTTCGCGGCGGGCAAGAAGTTCGCGATCGTGGTCGCCGCGGAGGGCGCCAAGCCGCGGGCGGGCTCCATGGAGTTCGACACCGGCGGCAAGGACGTCTACGGCCACGAGCGGTTCGCGGGCGTGGCCCGGCAGCTGTCGGTCGAGCTGGAGCGCCGCCTGGGCAAGGAGGCGCGGCCGGTCATCCTGGGCCATGTGCAGCGCGGCGGCACCCCGACGGCGTACGACCGGGTGCTGGCCACCCGGTTCGGCTGGCACGCGGTGGAGGCCGCGCACCAGGGCGCGTTCGGGATGATGACGGCGCTGCGCGGCACGGACATCACGCTGGTGCCGCTGGCCGAGGCGGTCGAGACACTCAAGACGGTGCCAGTGGAGCGGTACGCCGAGTCCGAGTGCGTGCTGTGA
- a CDS encoding type 1 glutamine amidotransferase, with protein sequence MSQNGSLRLVWVYPDLLSTYGDQGNVLVVERRARQRGLDVSRVDVRSDQQIPTSGDIYLVGGGEDRPQRLAAERLRRDGGLNRAVANGAIVFSVCAGYQILGHEFINDLGQREQGLGLLDVVSTRGEGARCVGDVLADIDERLGLPPLTGFENHQGVTHLGPTARPFARVRFGNGNGTGDGYEGAYNDTVFGTYMHGPVLARNPLIADLLLKLALDVNALPPVNDQWYDALRAERIAAATQASA encoded by the coding sequence ATGAGCCAGAACGGCAGTCTGCGCCTGGTGTGGGTCTACCCCGACCTGCTGAGCACGTACGGAGACCAGGGCAATGTGCTGGTCGTGGAGCGCCGGGCCCGCCAGCGCGGCCTGGACGTCTCCCGCGTCGACGTCCGCTCCGACCAGCAGATCCCCACCTCCGGGGACATCTATCTGGTCGGCGGCGGCGAGGACCGGCCGCAGCGGCTGGCGGCCGAGCGGCTGCGGCGCGACGGCGGGCTGAACCGGGCGGTGGCCAACGGCGCCATCGTCTTCTCGGTGTGCGCCGGCTACCAGATCCTGGGCCACGAGTTCATCAACGACCTGGGCCAGCGGGAGCAGGGGCTCGGCCTGCTGGACGTGGTCAGCACCCGCGGCGAGGGCGCCCGGTGTGTCGGCGACGTCCTGGCCGACATCGACGAGCGGCTCGGCCTGCCGCCGCTGACCGGCTTCGAGAACCACCAGGGCGTCACCCACCTGGGCCCGACCGCGCGGCCGTTCGCGCGGGTGCGGTTCGGCAACGGCAACGGCACGGGCGACGGCTACGAGGGCGCGTACAACGACACCGTCTTCGGCACGTACATGCACGGTCCCGTGCTGGCCCGCAACCCGCTGATCGCGGACCTGCTGCTGAAGCTGGCGCTGGACGTGAACGCGCTGCCGCCGGTCAACGACCAGTGGTACGACGCGCTGCGCGCGGAGCGGATCGCCGCGGCGACGCAGGCTTCGGCCTGA
- the def gene encoding peptide deformylase has translation MRNGTIPGSTGVVHPMRLLGDPGLHAPCTDVTAFDATLAALVEDMFATMYAAQGVGLAANQIGVNLRVFVYDCPDDEDRRHLGHIVNPRLAEADGVTVTGPEGCLSLPGIEAATPRFDRAVVTGVTVTGEPVRVEGTGFFARCLQHECDHLDGGLFVDRLSGLRQRRALRAARRAPWARAAPPPGD, from the coding sequence ATGCGAAACGGCACGATTCCCGGCAGCACCGGCGTCGTCCACCCGATGCGGCTGCTCGGCGATCCGGGCCTGCACGCACCGTGCACGGACGTCACGGCCTTCGACGCGACGCTCGCGGCGCTGGTCGAGGACATGTTCGCCACGATGTACGCGGCGCAGGGCGTGGGCCTGGCCGCGAACCAGATCGGGGTGAACCTGCGGGTCTTCGTCTACGACTGCCCCGACGACGAGGACCGGCGGCACCTGGGCCACATCGTCAACCCGCGGCTGGCCGAGGCCGACGGCGTCACCGTCACCGGACCGGAGGGCTGCCTGTCGCTGCCCGGCATCGAGGCCGCCACGCCCCGCTTCGACCGCGCGGTCGTGACGGGCGTCACGGTCACCGGGGAGCCGGTGCGGGTGGAGGGCACCGGGTTCTTCGCGCGCTGCCTCCAGCACGAGTGCGACCACCTCGACGGCGGCCTGTTCGTCGACCGCCTCTCCGGCCTGCGTCAGCGCCGCGCCCTGCGGGCGGCCCGCCGAGCCCCGTGGGCCCGCGCAGCCCCTCCGCCCGGAGACTGA
- a CDS encoding TetR family transcriptional regulator — MNTGTSQRDDQRQTAQQRRRELLEAADRVVLRDGPGASMNAIAAEAGITKPILYRHFGDKGGLYRALAERHTDALLASLRAALDAPTDRRARVESTLNTYLAAIEARPQVYRFLMHPADDEQQAEAEQGFDVGRHSAPLLRRMGEELAEVITERVDLGPGGMDLARAWGHGIVGMMYAAGDWWLRERSCPREDLVRHLTDLLWGRLASAGDRAGGPGF, encoded by the coding sequence ATGAACACCGGGACCAGCCAGCGCGACGATCAGCGGCAGACAGCGCAGCAGCGCCGCAGAGAACTGCTGGAGGCGGCGGACCGGGTCGTGCTGCGCGACGGACCGGGCGCCTCGATGAACGCGATCGCCGCCGAGGCGGGGATCACCAAGCCCATCCTCTACCGCCACTTCGGCGACAAGGGCGGGCTGTACCGGGCCCTGGCCGAGCGCCACACCGACGCCCTGCTCGCCTCGCTGCGCGCCGCGCTGGACGCCCCGACCGACCGCCGCGCCCGCGTGGAGTCCACCCTGAACACCTACCTGGCGGCGATCGAGGCGCGGCCGCAGGTGTACCGGTTCCTGATGCACCCGGCCGACGACGAGCAGCAGGCCGAGGCGGAGCAGGGGTTCGACGTCGGCCGGCACTCCGCCCCGCTGCTGCGCCGCATGGGCGAGGAGCTGGCCGAGGTGATCACCGAGCGCGTCGACCTCGGGCCGGGCGGCATGGACCTGGCCCGCGCCTGGGGCCACGGCATCGTCGGCATGATGTACGCGGCCGGTGACTGGTGGCTGCGCGAACGGTCGTGCCCGCGCGAGGACTTGGTGCGGCATCTGACGGATCTGCTGTGGGGGCGGCTGGCCTCGGCGGGCGACCGCGCGGGCGGGCCGGGCTTCTGA
- a CDS encoding acyl-CoA dehydrogenase family protein, with amino-acid sequence MAEFTFELNDDQKAVRDWIHGFAADVMRPAAAEWDEREETPWPIIQEAAKIGLYSLDFYAQQFFDPTGLGIPMAMEELFWGDAGIGLSLVGTSLAAVAVLANGTEEQIGTWIPPMYGDAGDVKVAAFCSSEPDAGSDVSAMRTRAVYDEVKDEWVLNGTKTWATNGGIAHVHVVVATVDPELGARGQASFVVPPNTPGLSQGQKFKKHGIRASHTAEVVLEDVRVPGHCLLGGKEKLDERLARARERARSGGERVKNAAMATFEASRPAVGAQAVGVARAAYEVALDYAKTREQFGRPIIDNQGVAFQLADMRTRIDAARLLVWRASWMAANGKPFESAEGSMSKLFAGETAKTVTAQAVQILGGNGFTREYPVERMHRDAAIFTIFEGTSEIQRLVISRSLSGMHIR; translated from the coding sequence GTGGCTGAGTTCACGTTCGAGCTGAACGACGACCAGAAGGCCGTACGTGACTGGATTCACGGCTTCGCCGCGGACGTCATGCGGCCGGCCGCCGCCGAGTGGGACGAGCGTGAGGAGACGCCCTGGCCCATCATCCAGGAAGCGGCCAAGATCGGCCTGTACTCCCTCGACTTCTACGCCCAGCAGTTCTTCGACCCCACCGGCCTCGGCATCCCGATGGCCATGGAGGAGCTGTTCTGGGGCGACGCGGGCATCGGCCTGTCCCTCGTCGGCACCAGCCTGGCCGCCGTCGCGGTCCTCGCCAACGGCACCGAGGAGCAGATCGGCACCTGGATCCCGCCGATGTACGGGGACGCCGGCGACGTGAAGGTCGCGGCGTTCTGCTCCTCCGAACCGGACGCCGGCTCCGACGTCTCCGCCATGCGCACCCGGGCCGTGTACGACGAGGTCAAGGACGAATGGGTGCTGAACGGCACCAAGACCTGGGCGACGAACGGCGGAATCGCCCACGTCCATGTCGTCGTCGCCACCGTCGATCCGGAACTCGGCGCCCGCGGCCAGGCGTCCTTCGTCGTCCCGCCGAACACGCCCGGCCTGTCCCAGGGCCAGAAGTTCAAAAAGCACGGGATCCGCGCCTCGCACACCGCCGAGGTCGTGCTGGAGGACGTCCGCGTCCCCGGCCACTGCCTGCTCGGCGGCAAGGAGAAGCTCGACGAACGGCTCGCCCGCGCCCGCGAGCGGGCCCGCAGTGGCGGCGAGCGGGTCAAGAACGCCGCCATGGCCACCTTCGAGGCGTCCCGCCCGGCGGTCGGCGCCCAGGCCGTCGGCGTCGCCCGCGCCGCGTACGAGGTGGCCCTGGACTACGCCAAGACCCGCGAGCAGTTCGGGCGTCCGATCATCGACAACCAGGGCGTGGCGTTCCAGCTGGCCGACATGCGCACCCGCATCGACGCCGCGCGCCTGCTGGTGTGGCGGGCCTCCTGGATGGCCGCCAACGGCAAGCCGTTCGAGTCGGCGGAAGGCTCCATGTCGAAGCTCTTCGCGGGCGAGACCGCGAAGACCGTCACGGCCCAGGCGGTGCAGATCCTCGGCGGCAACGGATTCACCAGGGAGTACCCGGTGGAGCGCATGCACCGGGACGCGGCCATCTTCACGATCTTCGAAGGCACGAGCGAGATCCAGCGCCTGGTGATCTCCCGCTCGCTCTCCGGCATGCACATCCGCTGA